A section of the Flavobacteriales bacterium genome encodes:
- a CDS encoding type II toxin-antitoxin system HipA family toxin codes for MSRKCLYCYQPLDGDADFHEKCSVEFFGTRQPPTIEYSLNQMDELAKQVVERSVTVPGVQPKLSMSLVTTARKKADARLTVVGALGGQYIFKPPSDRFPQMPENEHVTMRIAEAFGIRVVPSSLIRLASGELSYITKRIDRTDSGEKIHMLDMFQVTEAFDKYRSSMEKVGKALDSYSSNTLLDKILFFELTLFSFLTGNNDMHLKNFSMIESASGWMLAPAYDLLNVAVILPDDQEELALTLAGKKRKLQREHFNRFGNGLGLTDKQMESAFNRMKRNRPKAVKLLNDSFLSDEMKSAYGQLLDQRYSQLHLS; via the coding sequence ATGTCGCGTAAATGCCTTTACTGTTATCAGCCGTTGGATGGTGATGCCGACTTCCACGAGAAATGCTCCGTAGAGTTTTTCGGCACACGCCAACCACCGACCATCGAATATTCATTGAATCAGATGGATGAGCTGGCCAAGCAGGTGGTTGAACGCAGCGTAACCGTTCCTGGTGTGCAGCCCAAATTGTCCATGTCGTTGGTAACAACCGCCAGAAAAAAAGCGGATGCACGACTGACCGTTGTCGGTGCGCTTGGCGGCCAATACATCTTCAAACCACCATCCGACCGATTTCCTCAAATGCCTGAGAACGAACACGTCACCATGCGCATTGCTGAGGCTTTCGGTATTCGCGTGGTTCCCTCTTCCCTCATTCGGCTGGCCTCTGGCGAACTGTCATACATCACTAAACGCATTGACAGAACTGACAGCGGAGAGAAGATTCACATGCTCGATATGTTTCAGGTCACCGAAGCCTTTGACAAGTACAGAAGTTCCATGGAAAAGGTCGGCAAGGCACTCGACAGTTATTCGAGCAATACCCTTCTTGACAAGATCCTTTTCTTCGAACTGACCCTGTTTTCCTTCTTGACAGGGAACAATGACATGCACCTAAAGAACTTTTCGATGATAGAAAGTGCATCGGGCTGGATGCTTGCTCCTGCCTATGATCTGCTGAACGTTGCCGTCATTCTTCCAGACGACCAAGAAGAATTGGCGTTGACGCTGGCGGGAAAGAAAAGAAAACTCCAACGAGAACATTTTAACCGATTCGGCAATGGGCTTGGACTTACGGACAAACAGATGGAAAGTGCATTCAATCGCATGAAGCGCAACCGACCGAAAGCCGTCAAACTTCTCAATGACTCGTTTCTTTCGGACGAAATGAAGTCGGCTTACGGCCAACTGCTTGATCAGCGATATTCCCAATTGCATCTCTCATAG
- a CDS encoding PKD domain-containing protein, with the protein MQSHNPISHGCSKRLYSILKAFLLVGILSVTSSVFAQEICNNGVDDDGDGLIDLNDDECVCEGFGGTSNVSSLIPNSSFEDRSCCPNSYSQLNCADTWIQASTPTSDYWNTCGAAGSSYDGGTVLPPPDGTGFVGFINMSGWQEYVGACLTSTMTAGDNYQLDFWFGQTNNSPLIDLTFYGTPNCGDIPFSGNDCPMGQGGFVTLGSISVGGGSGWVQESFNFTPSIDINAIVIGGACGSGGARTYYYLDDLSLNSTDLWEVLAVNQVGLYCEDNIVLQATSDSVGGTWQWYKEGIALLGETAPNYNVPAGAPGLGNYTAVYTIGSQCEAKDIEVVQPDLPTADFTTANVCFPADVVFTDQSSVASGSITNYEWDFGDNNTSTQPSPTHTYQIDGTYTVELTVTTDISCVETHQMDVTVYAKPQADFSSVPGCLGDPTVFTDQSQINAPATITQYEWDFGDSNTSTQASPSNYYTIDSTYNVELITTSGDGCSDTTTAVIDVYPTPVVDVSVQAECTLDDVQFVNNSSISSGTIDQYDWDFGDNTTSTLAAPVHVYTAPNTYTVNFIATSDHSCVADTTFQLVSYPNPVADLTVTDVCAYDQVSITDNSYVIAPGTIDTYEYDPGDNSGVQSSVPSQYLYGAAGAYTIELIVTTQQGCDDTVQVVTNVYDVPTADFSFTNICEDDSVQFNDLSTIASGSINSWQWDFGNNQTSTQQIPPFQSYPADDLYPVSLIVASGYGCSDTLEDVIEIYPVPIADFTFDSVCYPLEIQLTDLSDPNGAYNIVTWQWTFNDPSNQTSSIQNPLMDFGAPGTYGATLQITNDPGCKNSVSLGDAVVHPLPVADFPDGLATCLEDTIFFTDESTITPITDDVIDTWTWDLDDSNFLYTQNGFYVYQDPNLYNVNLTVETNHGCMGDQTKVVEIYPLPNVDFSASPQEGCQPLQVQFYDGSSIPAPYSLASWEWTLGSDSSIANGPNPYMMYNPEIDPLDIAQFDISLTVTSAKGCVSDIYRPNYITVYPKPDALFSVDEQVKNIIKPEFIFTDQSSENVTLWDWSFGDGSTSTDQNPIYTYGDTGTYPIVLMVETQYGCLDTIDYKVKVEPFYTFYIPNSFTPDNDNINDDFYGQGQFYVSYEMWIYDRWGEQIFYSQTDDYHWDGTYKGKQVQEDTYIYRFYIIDWEGHDHQYKGIVTVHR; encoded by the coding sequence GTGCAAAGCCATAACCCCATATCGCATGGTTGCAGCAAGCGGCTGTATTCAATTCTGAAAGCGTTTCTTCTTGTTGGAATTCTTTCCGTTACATCTTCGGTCTTTGCTCAGGAAATATGCAATAACGGTGTTGATGATGATGGTGACGGACTGATCGATCTGAATGACGATGAATGTGTCTGTGAAGGTTTCGGAGGAACCTCAAATGTCTCCTCTCTCATCCCTAACAGTTCGTTTGAAGACCGAAGCTGCTGTCCCAACAGCTACTCACAATTGAACTGTGCGGACACTTGGATTCAAGCATCCACACCAACTTCGGATTACTGGAACACCTGCGGAGCGGCCGGAAGCAGCTACGATGGTGGAACCGTGCTTCCACCACCTGATGGGACAGGTTTTGTTGGGTTTATTAACATGAGCGGTTGGCAAGAGTACGTGGGTGCCTGCCTTACCTCTACCATGACGGCTGGCGACAACTACCAACTCGATTTCTGGTTCGGGCAGACAAACAACAGCCCACTGATCGATCTTACCTTTTATGGAACGCCCAATTGTGGTGATATTCCGTTCAGTGGAAATGATTGTCCAATGGGTCAGGGCGGTTTCGTTACACTGGGATCCATTTCTGTTGGGGGTGGTAGCGGTTGGGTCCAGGAATCATTCAACTTCACACCTTCAATCGATATCAACGCCATAGTGATAGGAGGCGCGTGCGGTAGCGGTGGCGCGAGAACATACTATTACTTGGATGACCTGAGTTTGAACTCAACCGACCTGTGGGAGGTTTTGGCCGTGAATCAGGTTGGATTGTACTGCGAGGATAATATTGTGCTTCAGGCGACATCCGACAGCGTGGGTGGAACATGGCAATGGTACAAGGAAGGAATCGCGCTGCTTGGTGAAACCGCTCCGAATTACAATGTTCCGGCAGGTGCTCCCGGCCTGGGAAACTACACGGCTGTTTACACAATAGGAAGCCAATGCGAAGCCAAGGATATTGAAGTGGTCCAGCCCGACCTTCCTACCGCAGATTTCACCACCGCCAATGTCTGTTTCCCCGCTGATGTGGTTTTCACAGATCAGTCTTCGGTAGCAAGCGGAAGCATCACCAACTATGAATGGGATTTTGGAGACAACAACACCTCGACTCAACCAAGCCCCACGCACACCTATCAAATAGATGGCACTTACACAGTTGAACTTACGGTTACGACAGATATCAGCTGTGTGGAAACGCACCAAATGGACGTGACCGTTTATGCCAAACCGCAAGCCGATTTTTCCTCGGTTCCCGGATGTTTGGGCGACCCGACCGTTTTCACCGATCAGTCACAGATCAATGCGCCCGCAACCATCACACAATATGAGTGGGATTTCGGGGACAGTAACACTTCCACACAGGCAAGTCCATCAAACTACTACACGATCGACAGCACCTACAATGTGGAGTTGATCACCACAAGTGGTGACGGTTGCTCGGACACGACCACCGCTGTCATCGATGTATATCCAACACCGGTGGTGGATGTTTCCGTACAGGCAGAATGTACGCTGGATGATGTGCAGTTCGTGAACAATTCCAGCATTTCGAGCGGAACCATCGACCAATATGATTGGGACTTTGGCGATAATACGACATCAACGTTGGCGGCACCTGTTCATGTTTACACGGCACCGAATACCTACACCGTCAACTTCATAGCAACCAGTGATCATAGTTGTGTGGCCGACACCACGTTTCAACTTGTAAGTTATCCGAATCCGGTTGCCGATCTGACCGTAACGGATGTGTGTGCTTACGACCAAGTGTCCATAACGGACAACAGTTACGTGATCGCGCCCGGTACCATTGACACGTACGAATATGACCCAGGCGACAATTCAGGTGTTCAAAGTTCGGTCCCGAGCCAGTATCTGTATGGTGCTGCTGGGGCTTACACGATCGAATTGATCGTAACTACGCAGCAAGGTTGCGATGACACGGTTCAAGTGGTGACAAACGTTTATGATGTTCCGACTGCCGATTTCAGCTTCACCAATATCTGTGAGGACGACTCCGTGCAGTTCAACGACCTTTCCACCATTGCGTCTGGAAGCATCAATTCTTGGCAATGGGACTTCGGGAACAACCAAACTTCAACACAACAGATTCCGCCATTCCAGAGTTATCCAGCAGATGATCTTTACCCTGTTTCGCTTATCGTTGCTTCTGGTTACGGATGTTCCGACACGTTGGAAGATGTCATCGAGATCTATCCAGTTCCGATCGCTGATTTCACCTTTGACAGCGTATGTTATCCGCTGGAGATTCAGCTCACGGATCTATCAGATCCGAATGGAGCTTATAATATCGTCACATGGCAATGGACGTTCAATGACCCAAGCAATCAGACGAGTTCAATTCAAAATCCGTTGATGGATTTTGGAGCTCCGGGAACTTATGGTGCAACGCTACAGATCACAAACGATCCTGGTTGCAAGAATTCCGTATCGTTGGGAGATGCGGTTGTGCATCCGTTGCCTGTGGCCGACTTCCCTGATGGCTTGGCCACCTGTTTGGAAGACACCATCTTTTTCACGGATGAATCCACGATCACCCCCATTACGGATGATGTGATCGACACATGGACATGGGACTTGGACGATTCGAACTTTCTCTACACCCAGAATGGATTTTACGTGTATCAAGATCCAAATCTCTACAATGTCAATCTCACCGTGGAAACCAACCATGGTTGCATGGGTGACCAAACCAAAGTGGTGGAGATCTACCCGCTGCCGAATGTCGATTTCAGCGCTTCTCCACAGGAAGGCTGTCAACCGCTACAGGTTCAGTTTTACGATGGCTCAAGCATTCCAGCGCCTTACTCGCTTGCCAGTTGGGAATGGACGTTGGGCAGCGACTCATCCATCGCAAACGGTCCAAACCCGTATATGATGTACAATCCTGAAATTGATCCGCTGGATATTGCACAGTTTGACATTTCACTCACGGTCACCTCAGCCAAAGGCTGTGTCTCAGACATTTACCGTCCGAACTACATCACGGTCTATCCCAAACCCGATGCCCTTTTCTCGGTGGATGAGCAGGTGAAGAACATCATCAAACCTGAGTTCATTTTCACCGACCAATCTTCGGAGAACGTCACACTTTGGGATTGGAGTTTTGGCGATGGCTCCACTTCCACCGATCAGAACCCGATCTACACTTATGGAGATACAGGCACATATCCGATCGTGCTGATGGTAGAGACGCAATACGGTTGTTTGGACACCATCGATTACAAAGTGAAGGTGGAACCGTTCTACACGTTCTACATCCCCAATTCATTCACGCCAGACAACGACAACATCAATGATGACTTCTATGGCCAAGGACAGTTCTATGTATCGTACGAGATGTGGATCTACGACCGTTGGGGTGAGCAGATCTTCTACTCACAAACCGATGATTACCATTGGGACGGCACTTACAAGGGCAAGCAGGTACAGGAAGACACCTACATTTATCGCTTCTACATTATTGATTGGGAAGGCCACGACCACCAGTACAAAGGCATCGTAACGGTGCATCGGTAA
- a CDS encoding DUF721 domain-containing protein, with protein sequence MSKRLSNQQPLKEVIEDWLDNHPMANKAKETRIVHLWGQLLGPAVKNRTTSIYYKAGKLTVKLDSSVLRNELSFAKESIIQNMNKELGEETVQEIILK encoded by the coding sequence ATGAGCAAACGGCTTTCCAATCAGCAGCCTCTTAAGGAGGTGATCGAAGATTGGCTCGACAATCATCCCATGGCCAATAAGGCCAAGGAAACGCGCATCGTTCATCTTTGGGGGCAATTGCTCGGACCAGCGGTGAAGAATCGCACCACTTCCATTTATTACAAAGCAGGGAAGTTGACCGTAAAATTGGATAGTTCGGTGCTGCGCAATGAGCTTTCGTTCGCAAAAGAGAGCATCATCCAGAACATGAATAAGGAATTAGGTGAAGAGACCGTACAGGAAATTATACTGAAGTGA
- a CDS encoding phosphoribosylaminoimidazolesuccinocarboxamide synthase — protein MSEALKLPTTLTSSDFQFPGQTNVYKGKVRDVYTIGTDLLVMVASDRISAFDHILPKGIPFKGQVLTQIAAKFLRATEDIVPNWLVALPDPVVSAGHACQPYRVEMVIRGYLAGHAWREYKAGKRIICGVPMPDGMKENDRFPEPIITPATKAEEGHDEDISREDILAKGIVPQADYEQMEAYTRKLFQRGSEMAEKQGLILVDTKYEFGNRNGEVYLIDEIHTPDSSRYFYADGYEERQAKGEPQKQLSKEFVREWLMENGFQGKDGQQMPFMPDEFVQTVSSRYIELYEMIVGEKFVPIASANITERIDQNVKAFLKDYKG, from the coding sequence ATGAGTGAGGCATTGAAACTTCCGACCACGCTTACCAGTTCGGATTTCCAGTTTCCGGGACAGACGAACGTTTACAAGGGAAAGGTCCGTGATGTGTATACCATCGGCACCGATCTGTTGGTGATGGTGGCCAGCGACCGTATTTCTGCTTTCGACCACATTCTGCCCAAGGGAATTCCGTTCAAAGGACAGGTACTTACGCAGATCGCTGCCAAGTTTCTCCGCGCTACGGAAGACATCGTTCCCAATTGGTTGGTTGCATTGCCAGATCCTGTGGTTTCTGCAGGTCATGCGTGCCAACCGTATCGTGTGGAGATGGTGATCCGTGGTTACCTTGCTGGTCACGCTTGGCGCGAGTACAAAGCAGGAAAGCGCATCATCTGTGGTGTGCCGATGCCAGACGGAATGAAGGAGAACGACCGCTTTCCAGAACCGATCATTACGCCAGCAACCAAGGCCGAAGAAGGCCACGATGAGGACATTTCGAGAGAAGACATTCTCGCCAAAGGAATTGTCCCACAGGCCGATTATGAGCAAATGGAAGCTTACACCCGAAAACTGTTTCAGAGAGGTTCTGAAATGGCTGAAAAACAAGGGCTTATCTTGGTTGATACGAAGTATGAGTTCGGAAATAGAAACGGGGAGGTTTACTTGATCGATGAAATCCATACACCAGATAGCAGCCGCTATTTCTATGCCGATGGATATGAGGAGCGACAGGCCAAGGGCGAACCGCAGAAACAGCTTTCCAAAGAGTTTGTACGCGAGTGGTTGATGGAGAACGGTTTCCAAGGCAAAGACGGACAGCAAATGCCGTTTATGCCAGATGAGTTCGTGCAAACGGTTTCTTCGCGATACATCGAATTATACGAGATGATCGTTGGCGAGAAGTTCGTTCCTATTGCGTCTGCGAATATCACCGAACGCATCGATCAGAATGTGAAAGCCTTCCTAAAGGATTACAAAGGATGA
- a CDS encoding AAA family ATPase, whose protein sequence is MSEKTFSIEPIPPLEFYGVNERKLKTIAKYFPNLKLIGRGQDLKLIGDDDSIEEFEARFKQFQGHYKKYGSLQMAEIERLLLSDSGNEKDLDDSVLVHGPNGNLVKARTHNQKKIVEAVEDHDMVFVIGPAGSGKTYTAVALAVRALKRKEVKRIILTRPAVEAGESIGFLPGDMKEKLDPYLQPLYDALMDMLPPLKLTQYMETGVIQIAPLGFMRGRTLDHAFVILDEAQNATDAQTRMFLTRMGNSAKFIITGDVTQVDLPKKVQSGLRNAWNLLRGTKGIAFIELGGADIIRHPIVKRIVDIYAKADK, encoded by the coding sequence TTGAGCGAAAAAACTTTCAGCATTGAACCGATTCCACCGTTGGAATTCTACGGGGTGAACGAACGGAAACTCAAGACCATTGCCAAGTACTTTCCAAACCTGAAATTGATCGGTCGCGGTCAGGATCTGAAACTGATCGGAGATGATGATTCCATTGAGGAATTCGAAGCGCGTTTCAAGCAGTTTCAAGGCCATTACAAGAAGTACGGAAGTTTGCAGATGGCAGAGATCGAACGCTTGCTTCTAAGCGATTCGGGAAATGAGAAAGACCTTGATGATTCGGTGCTTGTTCATGGTCCGAACGGTAATTTGGTCAAGGCCAGAACGCACAATCAGAAAAAGATCGTGGAAGCCGTTGAGGACCATGACATGGTTTTCGTCATTGGCCCCGCTGGTTCTGGGAAAACCTATACTGCGGTTGCGCTGGCCGTCCGAGCATTGAAACGCAAGGAAGTGAAGCGCATCATCCTTACGCGTCCCGCTGTGGAAGCTGGCGAAAGCATCGGTTTCCTACCAGGAGACATGAAGGAGAAACTCGACCCATATTTGCAGCCGTTGTATGACGCATTGATGGACATGCTTCCTCCGTTGAAGCTCACGCAGTACATGGAAACAGGTGTGATTCAGATCGCACCGCTGGGTTTTATGCGCGGTCGCACGCTCGATCATGCATTCGTGATTTTGGATGAGGCGCAGAACGCCACTGATGCACAAACGCGGATGTTCCTTACACGAATGGGCAATTCGGCCAAGTTCATTATTACGGGAGATGTGACGCAGGTCGACCTTCCGAAGAAAGTACAGAGCGGACTTCGCAACGCATGGAATCTTTTGCGTGGAACCAAAGGAATTGCATTTATCGAATTGGGCGGGGCGGACATCATTCGCCACCCCATCGTGAAAAGAATTGTAGACATTTACGCTAAAGCAGACAAATAA
- a CDS encoding antibiotic biosynthesis monooxygenase: MITRIVQLTFQEHLVDEFLKTFEVSGPKIRAFDGCRSLELVRDKYRPYVFFTISKWETEDALEAYRESDLFRNTWKVTKTLFSVPAHAWSTVDSGH, from the coding sequence ATGATAACGCGCATTGTACAGCTTACTTTCCAAGAGCATTTGGTAGATGAATTTTTGAAAACCTTTGAGGTGAGCGGCCCCAAGATCCGTGCATTCGATGGCTGCCGTAGCCTTGAACTTGTGCGCGACAAGTACCGTCCGTACGTGTTCTTCACCATCAGCAAGTGGGAAACCGAAGATGCCTTGGAAGCCTACCGCGAATCTGACCTTTTCCGCAACACGTGGAAAGTGACCAAAACACTTTTCTCGGTTCCAGCGCATGCTTGGTCGACCGTAGATAGCGGGCATTAA
- a CDS encoding phosphatidylinositol kinase yields the protein MRSGKVFYKNSLAGTITETNDGEFVFRYDASYVKKHPNRPITFTMPVTDSPYQDNRLFPFFEGLIPEGWLLDIASKNWKINRNDRMGLLLACCQNCIGAVSVEPIPTEDVA from the coding sequence ATGAGAAGCGGAAAGGTGTTTTACAAGAACAGCTTGGCAGGAACGATCACCGAAACCAACGATGGTGAATTTGTCTTTCGGTACGATGCTTCGTATGTGAAAAAACATCCGAACCGACCGATCACCTTCACCATGCCTGTTACCGACAGTCCTTATCAAGACAATCGGCTGTTCCCGTTTTTCGAAGGCCTGATACCCGAAGGCTGGCTGCTCGATATTGCGTCTAAGAACTGGAAGATCAACCGCAACGACCGTATGGGACTTCTACTGGCCTGCTGCCAGAACTGCATCGGTGCGGTAAGTGTCGAACCAATTCCTACGGAAGATGTCGCGTAA
- a CDS encoding helix-turn-helix domain-containing protein has translation MKGLAEFVKARRKEVNLTQEEFAERAGVALTVVRKIEQGKTNLNMKKVNLVLRMFGHELAPVNSKDLSR, from the coding sequence ATGAAAGGATTGGCTGAGTTTGTTAAAGCGCGGAGAAAGGAGGTGAACCTCACACAGGAAGAGTTTGCAGAACGCGCTGGTGTGGCACTTACGGTGGTTCGCAAAATAGAACAGGGAAAAACCAACCTGAATATGAAAAAGGTGAACCTTGTCTTACGCATGTTCGGGCATGAACTTGCTCCTGTGAACAGCAAAGACCTGAGCAGATGA